The genomic window CACTTAACAACAGTGCTAGATCAAAAAAATATGGACTTTCTAAAAGGTGAAAATGAATCTTGGAGATTTGATCGCAAACAACACTTTCGTGCAATTCTTCAACTTATTTTAGAATCGAAATTTTAATATCACCTGTGACTTTTGCACGACAAGCTAGACGGATATTACCTTCTGCAACTTCAGTGTGCTCGGGAGCGATGGCCTCAATTGTATTTTCTTCGATAATTCCTGGCTTTTGTAGATTGCAACTACCTTCGATAATTTGAATACGACATGAGCCGCATGACCCACTTAGACATCCATGGGGTAGAGTGAGACCTTGATCCTGTATTGCGTCAAAAATTGTCTGACCTTCTTCGATTGTAAATTCAGTTACTTGCTCATCATTTCCAATTAGTGACACTCTGTGCATACAGTTTTCATCCTTGAAAGTTTATTGTTCTTTTCAGCTCTAATAGCACTATTTTAGCATCATTAATTCCTGCGTAAATTCAGGTAATTATTGCAAACTTTCTAAGGAGAAAAAACAATGCCTAGTTTTGAGAGATTATACAAAGACGGACACGAAGAAGTTATCTTTTTTAGTGATCCAAGTTGTAACCTTAAGGCAATCGTAGCGATTCACAACACTGTACTTGGACCAGCTTTAGGTGGAACAAGAATGTGGCCATATGAATCAGAAGAAGAAGCACTTAACGATGTTCTAAGACTTTCGAGAGGTATGACATATAAGAATGCTGTTGCTGGATTAAACCTTGGTGGTGGTAAAGCTGTTATCATCGGTGATCCAGAAAAAGATAAGTCAGAAGCTCTATTCCGTTCTTACGGACGTTTTATGGAGTCATTAAACGGTCGTTATATTACTGCAGAAGACGTAAATATTAGTGTTGATGATATTGAGCACGTATTTACTGAAACTAATAACGTAGCTGGTGTTGCTGAAATCCACGGTGGTTCAGGTAACCCATCTCCATGGACAGCACGTGGTGTTTTCAGAGGTATTGAAGCAGCATGTATGAAAGTTTATGGAAACCGTTCACCAAAAGGTAAAGTAGTAGCACTTCAAGGTGCAGGTTCTGTTGGACGCTACCTTGGTGAGTACCTATACAATGAAGGTGCAGAAGTTTACGTATGTGATATCAATGAAAAGAACCTTGAGCTTTTCAAGGAAAAAGTTCCAAATGCAAAAGTTGTTGGGATCGATGAAATCTATGACGTTAAAATGGATATCTATGCTCCATGTGCACTTGGTGCAACAATCAACGATGACACAATCGATCGTCTACAGTGTAAAATCGTAGCTGGTGCTGCAAATAACCAACTTGCAGAAAACCGTCACGGTAAAATTCTTAAGGAAAGAGGTGTTCTATACGCTCCAGATTATCTAATCAATGCTGGTGGTGTTATGAACGTTTCAATCGAATTTGAAGGTTGGTCAGAAGATAAAGCAATCAGAATGGTTGATTCAATCTATGATACAACTCTAGAAGTTTTCAATATTTCTGAAGAACAAGATATTCCAGTTTACCAAGCGACAGATATCCTTGCTGAATCTAGAATTGAGTCAATCAAGAATATCCAAGGGAAATTCCTAGGTCACGTTGGACATAGATTCCCAGGTAGAAAAAAGCGTTAATCTCAATCAAGATTTTACGATATAAGGGCCCGTTTTTACGGGCCTTTTTTATGCCTAGAGGCACTTTGTGCCACGAGTTAAAATCAGTCGTTTCTTAAGGTAAAATTAGCCTGTGAAGAAGTTGATTTTATTTTGCCTATTAATTCACTCAAGTATTTTTGCAATACAGTTTGAGGATGCAGTTTTTCCAGAACTCATTACGTCTTCTCGTGCACTTGCCATGGGAAATGCCTTTATTGGTAAAGTCGATGATGCTTCAGCGGCATTCTATAACCCTGCTGGACTTGGTACTTATCGAGGCCGTCATTTCCATCTTTCTAACTTCCAATTTGAGACGAATAAAGGTTGGATGGAAACGCTTTTTGGTGGAGATGTAACTGGTAATGCTGGTGATTTATTTGAGGCCCTATCACTTGAAGGTGCTAGAAAATTACTTAATCAAAACAAGGGAACAGTTGCTCACAGCCGTTTTCAAATGATGCCAAATTTTGCGACTAGATATTTCACGATTGGTTATATGTATTCAGTTCAGCAAAGAACATTTATCGGTGATCAGGTTGGTGACCAATTTGAATACGCCCAAAGAACAGATACTGGTCCGTATGCAGCTTTTAACTTTTCTCTCTTTGGAGGAATTTTTAAATTTGGTGCTTCTGCTACTTATTTATTTCGTAAAGAAGCTGTTGGACAATCGGATCCAAATACTCCACTAGCATTGGCGGATGATGATTATAATCGCGGAAGAATGCTATATCTAACAACTGGAATGAGAATAACTCTTCCAACGGCCTTTATCCCTACGCTTGCTGTTGTTAGCCACAATACAACTGGTGATAGTTTTAAAAAAATGAATGGTGCTGGAGCCCCTGATAAAGTTAAACAAAGTTATGACCTTGGGCTTTCTATTACGCCACAACTTGGTAGAACTGTACGCGTTCACTTAGAAGTAGATTATAAAGATTTTTTAAATGCTCATGATACAGTGGACTTCAAAAGAAAGCTTGGGCTTGGTCTTGAGTTTGATCTACGTCGTATCTTCTTCTTGAGAATGGGCTACGGCGATGGCTTCGGTTCTGGTGGAATTGGTATTCGTACTAAGAAAATGGAGTTCGATCTCTCAACTTATGCTGTTGATACAACAGATTCTGACTTCAGAGGTAAGGTCGATCGTCGATATGTTTTAGGAATTTCTAGTGGCTTCTAGCCAAATACCTCTAAATAGCTGAAATCCGTCAAATATTATTTTAAAATTTAATGCACAGCATGTGCACCTTTTGCACTAAAATTGGTAATCTAGCTCCACTTAAAAAGGGGCGTTAAATGCTTGATAAAACTGCAAAAGGATCAAATGTGGGTTCTACCAACTTAGATAAGAAAAAAGAGATTATTAAAAAATACAATCTTTCGAAAGAAGATCTTATTTGGATGCTTCGTAACGTTTTCGTTTCAAGAAAACTAGACGATGCAGAGATCACAATGAAGAAGCAGTCGACTGCGTTCTTTCAAATTTCTGGTGCAGGACACGAAGGTGTTTTATCTGCTCTTGCAAAAGTTCTAAAGCCTGCGCATGACTGGTTTATCCCATACTACCGTGATAGAGCACTTTGTACTGGTCTTGGTGTAACTCCATATGAAATGCTTTGCCAAGCTAACGGAAATATCGGAGACACGGCAACTCACGGGCGTCAGATGCCTGCTCACTGGGGTAACGTAAAACTAAATATCGTTCAAAAGTCTTCATGTACTGGAACTCAGTTCCTTCAAGCATGTGGTGTTGCTGAAGCAGGACTTGCACTTAAAGACCTAAAAGAAAAACACAAATTTGATACTTCAAAATTTTTAGTTGAAGATGCTGAAGTTGTTTATACTTCATGTGGTGATGGAACAATTGCTCAAGGTGAGTTCTGGGAAGGACTTACAACTGCTTGTGCTAATAAGCTTCCAGTTCTTTTCCACGTTGAAGATAATGGTTATGCCATTTCAACAATTACTTCAATGCAAACACCAGGTGGATCAATTTCAAAAGCACTTGATGAATTCCCAGGTTTAAAAATCATTGAATGTGATGGTAATTGTCCAATTGAATCATACAAAGCAGCTGAAAAAGCAGCTAAACATATTAGAGAAGGGAAGGGGCCAGTTCTTCTTCATTCTCATGTAACTCGTCCATACTCTCACTCTCTTTCTGATGATCAATCAATGTATCGTACGAAAGACGAGTTAGCGCAGGAAAAACAAGTTGATGTATTTAACTCATATCCAAAAACTCTTATCGCACTTGGTGTGATGACTGAGAAAGAAGTTAATGATCTTCTTGAAGAAGTTTCTCTAGAAGTTAGACGTGCAATGAAAGAAGCAGTTGATACTGAATGGCCAGCGCCAGAAACTTCACTTGATCACTTATACTCACACGATATTGATCCAACTTCTTCAGACTTTGAAACTCAAGGTACTTTTGAAGGAAAAGATGATGTTCCAATGGCGTCAGCTATCAATGCTGTTCTACGTTCTGAGTTCTCTAAGAACCCATTACTAAGAATGTTTGGTGAAGACGTTGCAGACTTCTCTGATCTTGAAAGACTTAATAACCCAGACCTTAAAGGTAAGGGTGGTGTTTTTAAAGTTTCTTCAGGTGTTCAAAGAGCATCTTTAGAAGGACAAGTGTTTAACTCACCACTAGCTGAGGCAAATATCATCGGTCGTGCAATCGGTATGGCGATGAGAGGACTTAAGCCAGTTGTTGAAATTCAATTCTTTGACTATATCTGGACTGCATATATGCAACTTAAGAACGAGATGGCGACGACTCGCTACCGTTCAGGTGGAGACTTCAAGTGTCCAATGGTTGTACGTGTTCCTATCGGTGGATACCTAAGAGGTGGATCGATTTATCACTCTCAGTGTGGAGAGTCTCTATTCACTCACGTTCCAGGTATTAGAGTTGTCTTCCCTTCAAATGCGGCAGACGCTGCTGGGCTTTTAAGAACTGCAATTAGATCAGATGATCCTGTTATGTTCCTAGAGCACAAGCACCTTTACTACCAAGGTTATAACCGTACTGCAGATCCAGGTGAAGAGTATATGATTCCATTTGGAAAAGCTCGTATCGCAAAACAAGGTGCTGATGCAACTGTGGTTGCTTGGGGAGCTCTTGTTCAAAAATCAATTGATGCTGCTAAGAAAATAGAAGCAGAAACAGGTAAGACTGTAGAAGTAATCGATCTTCGTACACTTGCTCCATTTGATATGGATGCAATTAAGAAGTCACTTGAGAAAACAAATCGTCTTCTTATTTGTCACGAAGAAACTAAGACTTCTGGTTTTGCTGGTGAGATCGCTGCATGTGTTAACGAAGAATGTTTTGAGGCCCTTGATGCTCCAATCCTTCGTGTTGCTGCAAAAGACTCTCACGTTGCATACTGCCCAACTTCAGAGGATTTCATTCTTCCACAAGTTGCAGACGTATACGAACAACTTAACAAACTTTTAAATTACTAATACCGAGGCCAGCTCTTATGATTAATTATTTAAATGATAAGAGCTGGCTTTCTCACTTAGAAAACGAATTCCAAAAAGATTATATGGTAGAGCTCGCTGAATTCTTAGATTCAGAAGAAGCGGACGTTTATCCTTCCCAGGATGAATTCTTTGCAGCTCTCAATCTTACTCCACTCGATAAGGTAAAAGTTGTGATTCTTGGGCAAGACCCATATCACGGTGAAGGACAGGCCCACGGGCTAAGTTTTTCTGTAAAGAAGGGAGTTAAAATTCCACCTTCTCTTAGAAATATCTATAAAGAATTAAATGAAGATCTAGGAATTGAAATTCCCCAGCATGGCTTTCTAGAAGACTGGGCAAAAGAAGGAGTTCTACTTCTTAACAATTGTCTTAGTGTCCGTAAGGCACAAGCAGGCTCTCACCAAAAGAAAGGTTGGGAGAAGTTTACAGCAAAGATTATCGAAGTCGTAAATGATCACTGTGAAAATGTTGTCTTTATTCTGTGGGGCTCTCCTGCTCAAAAGAAGGGAAAGAATATTGATGAATCAAAACACTTAGTAATTAAGACAGTTCATCCATCACCATTATCTTCATATCGTGGTTTCTTCGGCTCTAAGCCTTTTTCACAGGCCAATGCCTATCTCGCTCAAAAGAATCGCGAGACTATCTCTTGGGAAGTTCGCAATTAGGCCAATTGTTACTAGTGCTAAGGCATGCTTCTTTGTTCTTTGAGAGTAAATAATTACTCCAATTAAAATGAGAAAATTTACATGAATAAAGCCGAGTGCTTGCGCTAAATCGTAACTTATCTCTATTAATCCCGTATATGCTGAAATGAACCATTGTGCGTAATTAAAATAATCAATAAAGAATAAATTAAGAAAGAGAATAGGATAAATGAGTGTGAAAATACTTGTTAGTAACGGTGAGAGAACGATTGTTGCTGGATAGATTATACCCGTAAATTTATGAGCTATAAAAAGTTGGGCCACAAAGAAGAGTAGATACATTTTATAAAGACGAAACTCTTTAATTGAAAAGATGAGAGCAAGAAATAGTGTACTTAAGTAAAATGATAGTGGAGAGTATCGATAAGTTCCAAAAAAGAAATCCGTTATAAGAAAGAAGATAAAAATTTGTAACTTAGAATAGTTTGTTTCTCTCATCCTATTTAAAATAAAGAAGCTTCGAATTAGTGCCACTCGTCTAAATGAATAATAACCTGGAAGAAAGAAGTAGAATCCTAAGCATAGGACAAGTTCAATAAAATTGGATACCTTTGGATACTTTCTTCTTAGTAGATAAAAAATGAGAAAGAGGGAGCTTAAGTGGAGTCCTGAGGGAGTCATGAGATGAAGCAAATTTAGGTGAGATAGCTTTCTTCTGAATTCTTTATCTAGTCCCCATTTTTGTCCTGTTAAAACTGAACGGTAGAAGTAAAACTCAGACTTTTTGTGAAAAGCTGCCTTCGTTTTAATTGGAAGCTTTATTTTTGGGGGACGATTATATTGCTTGTTGTCATCTTTTGAGAAAAGTGGATTAATGAGTAGAAATGCAAAGAGAAAGATAATATTGAAACGCATTGCAGCTATATAAGTCAAAATTGAGCAATTATCAGGATTTTTGGGGGTTTCGGGAGTTTTTTTTCTCATTTGAAAATGGTAGAAAAAACATCTAAACGGAGTAAGAAAGAAATGAATTTATTAGTAAATAAAGCACTACAAGATTCGATAGAGATCTATTTCAAAGAGGATGATCTAAGTCGTAACCTGAACTATATTCAATCACTTCCAAATGATGAAGTTCAATGTAAGTTAAAGATTAAGGATGATATGGTTCTTTGTGGCCTGCCTTATTTTATTGAAGCCTTTAACTACCTAGGTGCTAATTTAAATTATGAAAACTTTAAAAAGTTTGAAGGTCAAAAATTCACAAAGGATGAAATGGCCGAAATTGAATTTAAACTTCCTTTCTCAATTGCTCTAACAGGAGAGCGAATTGCTCTTAACTTAATTCAAAGAGCATCTTCAATTGCAACATACACAAATAAATTTACAACTCTTGCACATGATAGTGGCGTAAGAATTCTCGATACAAGAAAGACTCTTCCTGGATACCGTGCACTTGAGAAGTACGCAGTAGTAACTGGTGGAGGATATAACCACCGCTTCGGTCAAAGTGATATGTGGATGGTTAAAGATAATCACAAGTCATTCTTTGGTGGTGTAAAAGAGGCGATTGATTTCTTCAAATCTAAGAACTCATTTTATACGCCAATCGAAGTTGAGATTCATGATCTTAATGAACTACAGATTGCACTTGGTGAAGGTGTAAGACATATCATGCTTGATAACTTCTCTCCTGAAGAGATTAAAGAAGCTGTAAAAGAGAAGCCAGAAGGTGTTACTTTTGAAGTTTCTGGTGGTGTTCGTTTAAATACATTAGAAAGCTATCTGATAAAAGGTGTCGACGCTATCAGTATAGGTGCTCTTACTTACGATGCTCCTGCTGTGGATTTATCGCTAAAGTACGCGAGAGGTTAGAGAAGTGAATAGTTACGACTTCGATGTTCTTATTTTAGGTTGTGGAATTGCAGGTCTTGCTACTGCTGCAAAGCTTGCAGAGAGTAATTTAAAAGTAGGAATTGTGACTCGTGCAAAGGATCCTCAGGTATCGAATACATACTGGGCACAAGGCGGAATCATTTATCCAAATGCAAGTGATGATGCTCTAGGAAAAGATATTCAAGTAGCATCTTCTAATACTTCTAATCCGCAAGCGATTGAAACATTAAGAAATTTTGGAAAGTTAGCGATTGATGAACTCTTATTAGAGAAAGCAAATGCTAATTTTGAAAGAGATGAGAATAACTCATTAAAATATACAAAAGAAGCCGCCCACTCAATTGAGAGAATTCTTTATCGTGGTGATTACACTGGTAAGGAAATTCAAATTAGTCTTTTAAATTTACTAAAAGATCAAAAACGCTATCCAACAGTACACTTCTTAGAAGCACATACTGCAATTGATTTAATTACAGCTTCCCATCATGGTATTTCAATTTCTCAGCGTTATGAGGAAAGAAAAATTCTTGGTGCTTATCTATTAAATCAAGAAAAGGGTAATGTTGTTAAGGCCATGGCAAAGAAGACTGTTTTGGCCACAGGTGGAGTTGGTGCACTTTATCTTCATCATTCAAACTCTGGAGCAAGTCGTGGTGATGGGATTGCAATGGCAAAGAGAGCTGGTGCAGATATTATTGATATGGAATTTATTCAATTTCATCCAACAACATTCTATGATTCATCTTCACATGGACGCTTCTTAGTTTCAGAAGCTGTGCGCGGAGAAGGTGGAGTTCTTGTTAACTGTAATGGTGAAAGATTTATGGGCAAATACCATCCAGAGATGGAACTTGCTCCACGTGATGTTGTTGCTCGTTCAATAATGGAAGAAACTATTGAGACGAGACACGAGTGTGTTTATCTCGATATTTCACATAAAGATGGAGAGTGGATTAAAGAGCGCTTTCCAACGATCTACAAGCACTGTCTAGAACACGGTGTGGACATGACAAAGGAGCCTATTCCTGTTGTTCCTGCTGCTCACTATACTTGTGGTGGTGTTAAGATTGATATGAAGGGACAAACCTCAATTAAGAATCTCTACGCTGTAGGTGAAGTGTCTTGTTCAGGACTTCATGGCGCAAACCGACTTGCTTCAACTTCACTTCTTGAAGGTTTAACTTGGGGTTATCTTGCGGCTATTGATATTTCAGAAAATATTGGAGAGGAAACTCTTTATTCGCATCTGCAAATTAAGAATTGGCAAGAAGAGTACGCTTCTATTGATAAGGCCCTTGTTCAGCAAGACTGGATGACTCTAAAGCTTACAATGTGGAACTATGTTGGTCTTTCAAGAACAACAAATCGTCTTAAACGAGCACTAGCAATGTTTAATGAAATCAATGATGAAGTTTCTCGCTTCTATCGAAGCTGTAAACTTGATGACAGCTTAATTGGTTTAAGAAATGCTATTGAAGTTTCAACGATGATCGTTAAGTCGTCCATGAGAAATAAAGAATCGATTGGTTGTTTCTATCGTAAAATGTAAAAAAGAAGGCCAACACCCTTGAGAGAGCTGGCCCGAGAGCAAGTATCAGTTGCGAGATTTCCTGCTTATCTACATCCAGTAGAAGAAGACTAGGTATGATATATCGTCTCTAATAAAGATTTGTATCTGGCCGTATTATCCTTGAGACTGGTGACGTAAACACGATTGCCAGGTGTTTCAAATTTAAGCTGCAGATTTAATAAAGTTTAGTAAGCTAGTTCCCCATTGGTTAGGTGAAGCAATCAATGCTGCTTCAAAACTTAGAACTTCTTCAACTTCTTCCTTAATTTCTTCGATATCTTGAGTTTCCTCGTAAATATCAATTTTATTCTGGTCACCATCTTTGATAACCTTATATACTTCAAGATCCAGTTCACAATCTTCAATGATTGAATTCTTTAAAGTGGAATACTTCCATGTATTCCCAACGATCTTGCATCCATCAAAATTGCAAGCTTCAATATGTGAAAATTCGAAGCTGCAATTTTCAAACGAACAGTTGATAAATTTACACTCTTTCATCTTCGAGCCAAAGAAAATGCAAGACTTGAAGTTTACAGCGATGAAAGTGGTTTGAGAGAAGAGAGAACCAGATATGGTTAAGTTACTTAAATCACTTGATCTTACTAGCTCTTTTTCAATTACTTCATACTGTCCATTTGTGAAGTCAGATAATGTCTCAGTCATAATGAAGTTTGTTAAAGTGGCCATGTGATCCCCCCAAGCCTTGCTTAATTTGTGGATTAGTTCATCCACACTGCAATAATAACCATTCTTGACCAGTTGCGTCAAGCAATAAAATTGCATCAAGAAATAAAAATTAAAACCGATAATGATATTAGGGACTTTTGAGGCATAAAATTTCAGGCCGCAATTGCACCTGAACGAAATATCAGCTAGTTGCAGGTGTTTCAATATGCAAGGAGAAGTATATGTCTGAATTTAACAAAGAGAAATTAGACGATTATTTAGGAATTATTAGGAAGTACATGCAGGTTAGAGGGCCGATGACACAAAAAGATCTCGCTGAATCAACTGGTCTTGGTGTTTCTACTGTTTCTCGCTTTCTTTCGATGAAGACAACTGAGATTAATCCTCAAGTAGTCGCTAAAATTACGGCCGAATTGGATATTCCTCTTCATGAAATGATCGATTTTGTCGAAGAGCACTTTACGGATCACTTTATAAGATTAGTTAAATTCTATAAAGGTGATGAAAAGAAAGAGCAGCCTACACAACAACAAGCGCAACCTCAACAGAAACCAGCCGGTGGTGGATTTGAAGAGGCCCTCGTTGACACAATTAAAAGTGGAACAACTGGCAATGCTCAAATCAATGCTAATCCAACAATGAAGATTGGTGGAAAAACGAGAACGATGCCATTTGTTACAGATACGAGTAATGAAGAATTGTTAAAAGAGCGTATGGCCCAATTAACACCAAGGCAAAAAGCTTACGTTGCTGATTTTTTAAGTCTTGATATCGACGCTAGAGATTTAATTGTCGATCTTGGAAATGACTTATTTAGATATTTTAGACAAAGGGGAATGATTGCTTAATGCATTTTAAAAAGACACTCCTTGCATTCATATTTTCATCTGCGGTAGTAGCACTTCCGCAAACGGTGGAATTTGTCTTTTTATCAGCGGCTCCTAAACAAACACTTTTAGAACAAATTCTATTCAAAAATATCTCACGTAAAATTGCCCAAAATGACGATCACTGTATAGAGATGGGTGACGGATGCTTTGATCCGCAAACAGGTTACATGGTTGGTAAGTCAGGCAAAGACTATGTTGATCAAGAGTATGGCATACCTGATAAAGATGTTGCTGTCGAGAATACGATAGATTCCGATATGATTAGATGTACAGGTGCATATTTCGATATTTTCTGTGGAAAGGCCAAGAAAGTTGAAAAGAAGAAAGTACCTAAGTATGAGGTTTGGATTGATACAAGTGCGTCACTTCGTAATTCAGATTGGTCTAAATCTGGAGACACTTGTTACCGCAGAAGTTTTGTAAGCCGTTTAACTTATGGCTGTCCTGTCACAATCAAGGCTTTTGACTCATCAATTAGAGAAATTAAAAATGACCTCTATCTTTGCCAAACGAAAGGTGGCAATAACACACAAAAAATTATTCGTTGGGTAAAGAACTCAGATGCAAAGCATCTTTTTGTTCTGACTGATATTGATGAAGCCAAAGGAGAGTTAATGGACTTCCT from Halobacteriovorax sp. DA5 includes these protein-coding regions:
- the nadC gene encoding carboxylating nicotinate-nucleotide diphosphorylase, with the translated sequence MNLLVNKALQDSIEIYFKEDDLSRNLNYIQSLPNDEVQCKLKIKDDMVLCGLPYFIEAFNYLGANLNYENFKKFEGQKFTKDEMAEIEFKLPFSIALTGERIALNLIQRASSIATYTNKFTTLAHDSGVRILDTRKTLPGYRALEKYAVVTGGGYNHRFGQSDMWMVKDNHKSFFGGVKEAIDFFKSKNSFYTPIEVEIHDLNELQIALGEGVRHIMLDNFSPEEIKEAVKEKPEGVTFEVSGGVRLNTLESYLIKGVDAISIGALTYDAPAVDLSLKYARG
- a CDS encoding Glu/Leu/Phe/Val dehydrogenase dimerization domain-containing protein yields the protein MPSFERLYKDGHEEVIFFSDPSCNLKAIVAIHNTVLGPALGGTRMWPYESEEEALNDVLRLSRGMTYKNAVAGLNLGGGKAVIIGDPEKDKSEALFRSYGRFMESLNGRYITAEDVNISVDDIEHVFTETNNVAGVAEIHGGSGNPSPWTARGVFRGIEAACMKVYGNRSPKGKVVALQGAGSVGRYLGEYLYNEGAEVYVCDINEKNLELFKEKVPNAKVVGIDEIYDVKMDIYAPCALGATINDDTIDRLQCKIVAGAANNQLAENRHGKILKERGVLYAPDYLINAGGVMNVSIEFEGWSEDKAIRMVDSIYDTTLEVFNISEEQDIPVYQATDILAESRIESIKNIQGKFLGHVGHRFPGRKKR
- a CDS encoding pentapeptide repeat-containing protein codes for the protein MATLTNFIMTETLSDFTNGQYEVIEKELVRSSDLSNLTISGSLFSQTTFIAVNFKSCIFFGSKMKECKFINCSFENCSFEFSHIEACNFDGCKIVGNTWKYSTLKNSIIEDCELDLEVYKVIKDGDQNKIDIYEETQDIEEIKEEVEEVLSFEAALIASPNQWGTSLLNFIKSAA
- the nadB gene encoding L-aspartate oxidase, encoding MNSYDFDVLILGCGIAGLATAAKLAESNLKVGIVTRAKDPQVSNTYWAQGGIIYPNASDDALGKDIQVASSNTSNPQAIETLRNFGKLAIDELLLEKANANFERDENNSLKYTKEAAHSIERILYRGDYTGKEIQISLLNLLKDQKRYPTVHFLEAHTAIDLITASHHGISISQRYEERKILGAYLLNQEKGNVVKAMAKKTVLATGGVGALYLHHSNSGASRGDGIAMAKRAGADIIDMEFIQFHPTTFYDSSSHGRFLVSEAVRGEGGVLVNCNGERFMGKYHPEMELAPRDVVARSIMEETIETRHECVYLDISHKDGEWIKERFPTIYKHCLEHGVDMTKEPIPVVPAAHYTCGGVKIDMKGQTSIKNLYAVGEVSCSGLHGANRLASTSLLEGLTWGYLAAIDISENIGEETLYSHLQIKNWQEEYASIDKALVQQDWMTLKLTMWNYVGLSRTTNRLKRALAMFNEINDEVSRFYRSCKLDDSLIGLRNAIEVSTMIVKSSMRNKESIGCFYRKM
- a CDS encoding helix-turn-helix transcriptional regulator → MSEFNKEKLDDYLGIIRKYMQVRGPMTQKDLAESTGLGVSTVSRFLSMKTTEINPQVVAKITAELDIPLHEMIDFVEEHFTDHFIRLVKFYKGDEKKEQPTQQQAQPQQKPAGGGFEEALVDTIKSGTTGNAQINANPTMKIGGKTRTMPFVTDTSNEELLKERMAQLTPRQKAYVADFLSLDIDARDLIVDLGNDLFRYFRQRGMIA
- a CDS encoding thiamine pyrophosphate-dependent enzyme; the encoded protein is MLDKTAKGSNVGSTNLDKKKEIIKKYNLSKEDLIWMLRNVFVSRKLDDAEITMKKQSTAFFQISGAGHEGVLSALAKVLKPAHDWFIPYYRDRALCTGLGVTPYEMLCQANGNIGDTATHGRQMPAHWGNVKLNIVQKSSCTGTQFLQACGVAEAGLALKDLKEKHKFDTSKFLVEDAEVVYTSCGDGTIAQGEFWEGLTTACANKLPVLFHVEDNGYAISTITSMQTPGGSISKALDEFPGLKIIECDGNCPIESYKAAEKAAKHIREGKGPVLLHSHVTRPYSHSLSDDQSMYRTKDELAQEKQVDVFNSYPKTLIALGVMTEKEVNDLLEEVSLEVRRAMKEAVDTEWPAPETSLDHLYSHDIDPTSSDFETQGTFEGKDDVPMASAINAVLRSEFSKNPLLRMFGEDVADFSDLERLNNPDLKGKGGVFKVSSGVQRASLEGQVFNSPLAEANIIGRAIGMAMRGLKPVVEIQFFDYIWTAYMQLKNEMATTRYRSGGDFKCPMVVRVPIGGYLRGGSIYHSQCGESLFTHVPGIRVVFPSNAADAAGLLRTAIRSDDPVMFLEHKHLYYQGYNRTADPGEEYMIPFGKARIAKQGADATVVAWGALVQKSIDAAKKIEAETGKTVEVIDLRTLAPFDMDAIKKSLEKTNRLLICHEETKTSGFAGEIAACVNEECFEALDAPILRVAAKDSHVAYCPTSEDFILPQVADVYEQLNKLLNY
- the ung gene encoding uracil-DNA glycosylase — its product is MINYLNDKSWLSHLENEFQKDYMVELAEFLDSEEADVYPSQDEFFAALNLTPLDKVKVVILGQDPYHGEGQAHGLSFSVKKGVKIPPSLRNIYKELNEDLGIEIPQHGFLEDWAKEGVLLLNNCLSVRKAQAGSHQKKGWEKFTAKIIEVVNDHCENVVFILWGSPAQKKGKNIDESKHLVIKTVHPSPLSSYRGFFGSKPFSQANAYLAQKNRETISWEVRN
- a CDS encoding ComEC/Rec2 family competence protein, whose product is MRFNIIFLFAFLLINPLFSKDDNKQYNRPPKIKLPIKTKAAFHKKSEFYFYRSVLTGQKWGLDKEFRRKLSHLNLLHLMTPSGLHLSSLFLIFYLLRRKYPKVSNFIELVLCLGFYFFLPGYYSFRRVALIRSFFILNRMRETNYSKLQIFIFFLITDFFFGTYRYSPLSFYLSTLFLALIFSIKEFRLYKMYLLFFVAQLFIAHKFTGIIYPATIVLSPLLTSIFTLIYPILFLNLFFIDYFNYAQWFISAYTGLIEISYDLAQALGFIHVNFLILIGVIIYSQRTKKHALALVTIGLIANFPRDSLAILLSEIGIGL
- a CDS encoding 2Fe-2S iron-sulfur cluster-binding protein, whose amino-acid sequence is MHRVSLIGNDEQVTEFTIEEGQTIFDAIQDQGLTLPHGCLSGSCGSCRIQIIEGSCNLQKPGIIEENTIEAIAPEHTEVAEGNIRLACRAKVTGDIKISILK